The Pseudomonas pergaminensis nucleotide sequence CGGTTCCATCAAGTACCGTGGCCAGGAACTGGTCGGCGCCTCGGCTACCATCTTGCAGAAGCTGCGCGGCAACCGCATTGCCATGATCTTCCAAGAGCCGATGACCTCGCTCAACCCGCTGCACAGCATCGAAAAGCAGATTGGCGAAACCCTGCTGCTGCACAAGGGCCTGGGTGGCAAGGCAGCCCAGGCGCGCATCCTGGAATTGCTTGACCTGGTGGGCATCCAGAAACCCCAGGAGCGGCTCAAGGCCTATCCTCATCAACTGTCCGGCGGGCAACGCCAGCGGGTGATGATTGCCATGGCCCTGGCGTGCGAGCCGGAACTGCTGATCGCCGACGAACCCACCACCGCGCTGGACGTGACCGTGCAGCGCAAGATCCTGTTGCTGCTCAAGTCCCTGCAACAACGCTTGGGCATGTCGCTGCTGCTGATCAGCCACGACCTCAACCTGGTGCGCAGCATCGCCCAGCGCGTGTGCGTGATGCGCGCCGGCGAGATTGTCGAGCAGGCCGATTGCCAGAGCCTGTTCAATGCGCCGCAACACCCGTATAGCCGCCTGCTGCTGGACGCCGAACCGGACGGTGATGCGCTGTGCAGTGACGAACGCGAAACCGTTTTGCAAGTGGACGACCTGACCGTGCAGTTCCCCCTCGGCGGCGGGTTGTTCCGGCGCAAGACCTACCTGCGTGCTGTAGACGGCATCAGCCTCAGCGTGCAACGCGGCAAGACCCTGGGGATTGTCGGCGAGTCCGGCTCGGGCAAATCCACCCTGGGCCAGGCGATCCTGCGGCTGCTGGACTCCACCGGCAGCATCCGCTTCCAGGGCGAAGCCCTCGACCCGCTGAATAACCAGCAGATGCGCCCATGGCGCAAGCAAATGCAGGTGGTGTTCCAGGACCCTTACGGCAGCCTCAGCCCGCGCATGACCGTGGAGCAGATCATCAGCGAAGGCCTGGAAGTGCACGCGCCGTGCAGCCTGGCCGAGCGCGATGCGCAGGTGATCCAGGTGCTCAAGGACGTGGGCCTCGACCCCGCCAGCCGGCACCGTTACCCTCATGAGTTTTCCGGTGGCCAGCGACAACGCATCGCCATCGCCCGCGCGCTGGTGCTCAAGCCGGCGCTGATGCTGCTCGATGAGCCGACCTCGGCCCTTGACCGCACCGTACAGAAACAAGTGGTGGCGTTGCTGCGCGAGCTGCAAGACAAGTACGGCCTGACTTACCTGTTTATCAGCCATGACCTGGCCGTGGTACGCGCCATGGCCCATGACATGATCGTGATCAAGGACGGCCAGGTGGTGGAGCGCGGCGCCAGCCATGAGGTGTTCGATGCACCGCAACATCCATACACCAAAGAGCTGCTGGCAGCGGCGCATATTCCCTTGTAAACACGCCCTCTGTGGGAGCGGGCTTGCTCGCGAAAGCGGTGTATCAGTGCCGGATATGCTTGCTGACACGCCGCCTTCGCGAGCAAGCCCGCTCCCACAAGGATCGCGATTCCATATTCAATTTGTGCTGGTAGCCTAAACATGAACATCACCGATAACCTCAAGGACTATCAGCAGGTGCGTGGCCTGGCCATCCAGTCGCTGTTCGAGATCATCGAGCAGTCCAGCGAAGGCACGGTGATTGTCGACCGCGACGCCAATATCGTGTGGATGAACGAGCGCTACGCCAAGCGTTTCGGCCTCAAGAGCGCCGACGAGGCCATCGGCCAGCCGTGTGAACAGGTGATTTCCAACAGCCTGTTGCGCCAGGTGGTGCGCAATGACCAGCCGATCCTGCTGGATATCCAGGACACGCCCAAGGGCCCGCTGGTGGTGATGCGCCTGCCGATCCACAACGAGGCGGGCGCGGTGATCGGGGCGATCGGGTTTGCGCTGTTTGATGAGTTG carries:
- a CDS encoding ABC transporter ATP-binding protein, translated to MNLIEIRDLSVAFSGQTVVRNLCLDVRPGECLALVGESGSGKSVTAHSILQLLPEAGTETTGSIKYRGQELVGASATILQKLRGNRIAMIFQEPMTSLNPLHSIEKQIGETLLLHKGLGGKAAQARILELLDLVGIQKPQERLKAYPHQLSGGQRQRVMIAMALACEPELLIADEPTTALDVTVQRKILLLLKSLQQRLGMSLLLISHDLNLVRSIAQRVCVMRAGEIVEQADCQSLFNAPQHPYSRLLLDAEPDGDALCSDERETVLQVDDLTVQFPLGGGLFRRKTYLRAVDGISLSVQRGKTLGIVGESGSGKSTLGQAILRLLDSTGSIRFQGEALDPLNNQQMRPWRKQMQVVFQDPYGSLSPRMTVEQIISEGLEVHAPCSLAERDAQVIQVLKDVGLDPASRHRYPHEFSGGQRQRIAIARALVLKPALMLLDEPTSALDRTVQKQVVALLRELQDKYGLTYLFISHDLAVVRAMAHDMIVIKDGQVVERGASHEVFDAPQHPYTKELLAAAHIPL